The Acyrthosiphon pisum isolate AL4f unplaced genomic scaffold, pea_aphid_22Mar2018_4r6ur Scaffold_21019;HRSCAF=22807, whole genome shotgun sequence genome contains a region encoding:
- the LOC103309243 gene encoding uncharacterized protein LOC103309243, giving the protein MVNPGEQDSARDNRVLQRTKTIALVARESTVTRINSIAELAKKVDKSLDLIPQFLAAAEDLDSLWETFVSQNAAVLEALLDLDESHTYSTSLEAEVRSTYMGVVIVVDKYRAPRATESSVVNEGSRSGSVDGSTSIIAGLPSGVRLPKIPLPSYSGDLCGWPVFRDQFNIQIIREELPKIVKFYYLLGCLQGDARQSIQNIVVSEATFDLAWSTLIDKYDKPRQLATLIVDKVFSIPAQSQESLEGLREFLVVFSDQIAMLKSLNIPDLGEFLLFALSARCLPISTRKGFEAINNNEFPCVSDMVKYVKDRVSLLEAVSFSGGPSRQVTSSDKSKTVLSRQNDKKSKVTLLTSKPSDSGQSSCLFCSSSHMSCKCPTFSNLAMDDRYQLARDKKVCFRCLNSLHWSNRCKVSKPCKKCPGRHHTLLHRNVESPIKEPVIEQNSMVGSVGQTSVLLGTAQMHVRDHSGVMQMVRAVIDSASQVSVISTSCVERLGLKRTRWTVPLTGLSGVKVPRVEGIVECLITPRYNYDHSIPVRAWVLPKVTNDMPLHNLPPHLKTKFSHLALADPLFDRSAPVDMLLGADVFAHIFDGKRVVLEDSLPAAFNTLFGWVIIGPVTNSDCDQTHSNLVSLTVSLEHMVQRFWEVEEPDSAPEIFSQAGQCEAIYLAERERDANGRFVVPLPFLNNHQSETFPGSRQVALRRFQNLERKLLSDEMLYQAYKAFMLEYESLGHMSVAPSPGIYFIPHHPVFKGAIISSKIRVVFDASAVASSKLSLNQCLHTGPKLQQDIVDILLRFRVHQFSFTADVCKMYRQVSVLPKYRAYQHIFWRASPVDELKEYELNTVTYGLNCAPFLALRVLQDLAEQECAGLPDVLDALTYQTYVDDICVGADTVDGLMKLRSDLQQVLSRAGLELKKWSSNAHQLLSSVPAADRATDASPFNDTDIGLTKVLGLQWKSSQDTFGFDVQLSEAVPTKRAVLSVIARIFDPLGFLAPVIFLAKHHMQQIWKANLTWDEPLPKELNNCWQAFVHGLPMLSEVRIPRFLNTYIQCQVHLCGFCDASERGYAAVVYLRTLSPNNPITVSLLGSKTKMAPMKSSTVPRLELCAALLLARWMSRIKKILEQKVSVVHMFAWTDSQIVLSWLVNPHELFKVFVSNRVHQVHQLLPQCSWGYVRSAKNPADCASRGMLPSELLLHSLYWSGPDFLLQPHEEWDVTSSPLPVNMLPEVKSISLAVEINGGAEWYSRFSNFTRMLRVVAWIRRFTGRCQKKCYSHEFLSRMELDESLVIIVRLAQCQSFAELQMTLKRGHTPHRIFARLRPFLDQDGVVRINGRLGNSELPETQKHPILLAKDSHLSHLIVRHWHLVTCHSGPRVITSLIGRQFWIMSVRVVIRKVLSLCTICVRSIAQSPHPLMADLPSSRVKACRPFSRVGVDYAGPLQMRECRLRKARCYKVYIAVFVCMTVKAVHLEVVLDLTTDAFLAAFDRFVARRGLPSDIYSDCGTNFVGAAKQLRNLINHPDNHNQISAHTQCTWHFNPPSAPHFGGLWEAAVRSAKTLLVRVMGCHNPTLEEMSTVLCRIEAVLNSRPLTPMTTSPLDLDYLTPGHFLIGQPLLAVPDVHIPEGHATLVHRWKLLHQCHQSFWRRWSNEYLCSLQTRNKWTSQGTNLNVGDMVVVKDHKGPPTSWLLGRITSLAPGKDGVVRVVKVLTSQGEFTRPTVKLVLLPME; this is encoded by the coding sequence ATGGTTAATCCGGGTGAGCAAGACAGTGCGCGTGACAATAGAGTGTTACAACGAACTAAAACTATAGCCTTGGTAGCTCGGGAAAGCACTGTTACTCGAATTAACTCAATCGCCGAGTTGGCGAAAAAGGTCGATAAATCTCTCGATTTAATTCCACAGTTTTTAGCAGCTGCTGAGGATCTTGACTCGCTGTGGGAAACCTTTGTTAGTCAAAATGCGGCTGTACTAGAAGCTCTACTGGATCTAGATGAATCGCATACGTATTCTACTTCACTCGAGGCCGAAGTCCGTTCGACTTACATGGGTGTGGTAATTGTAGTGGATAAATATAGAGCCCCTCGGGCTACGGAATCCAGTGTTGTAAATGAGGGTAGTCGTTCCGGATCCGTGGACGGCAGTACATCTATTATAGCTGGTCTACCATCGGGGGTTCGTTTGCCAAAAATTCCTCTACCATCCTACAGCGGTGATCTCTGTGGATGGCCCGTGTTCCGCGATCAGTTCAACATACAAATCATACGAGAGGAATTGCCAAAAATAGTGAAGTTTTATTATCTACTCGGATGTTTACAGGGCGATGCGCGCCAGTCCATTCAAAACATTGTGGTATCTGAAGCCACGTTTGATCTCGCATGGTCCACGTTGATCGATAAGTATGATAAACCTAGGCAACTCGCCACTCTTATCGTTGACAAAGTTTTTTCTATTCCTGCACAATCCCAAGAGTCGTTAGAGGGATTGAGAGAATTCTTAGTGGTATTTTCGGACCAGATAGCCATGCTCAAATCATTGAACATTCCAGATTTAGGCGAATTCTTATTATTTGCGCTGTCGGCTCGTTGCCTTCCCATATCCACTAGAaagggttttgaagctattaatAATAACGAATTTCCTTGTGTATCCGACATGGTCAAGTACGTTAAGGATCGTGTGTCTCTTCTCGAAGCTGTCAGTTTCTCTGGTGGCCCATCTCGTCAAGTTACTAGTTCAGATAAGAGTAAAACCGTATTAAGTCGTCAAAACGATAAGAAGTCGAAGGTCACTCTATTAACGTCCAAGCCTTCAGACAGTGGTCAGTCAAGTTGCTTATTTTGCTCTAGTAGTCATATGTCTTGTAAATGTCCCACATTTTCGAACCTAGCTATGGATGACCGCTATCAACTTGCTCGAGACAAAAAAGTGTGCTTTCGGTGTCTCAATTCACTGCATTGGTCAAATCGTTGTAAAGTGTCCAAACCATGCAAAAAATGTCCAGGTCGTCACCATACGCTTCTACATCGCAATGTTGAATCGCCCATAAAGGAACCTGTTATAGAACAGAATTCGATGGTCGGTTCTGTCGGTCAAACGTCGGTTCTGTTAGGTACGGCTCAAATGCATGTTCGTGATCATTCAGGGGTCATGCAAATGGTCCGGGCCGTGATCGATTCAGCGTCTCAAGTAAGCGTTATTTCTACCTCATGTGTTGAACGGCTCGGTCTGAAGCGTACCCGGTGGACAGTCCCTCTGACAGGTCTTTCTGGTGTAAAGGTTCCCCGAGTCGAAGGTATCGTAGAGTGCCTTATCACCCCTCGATACAATTACGATCACAGCATCCCTGTGAGAGCATGGGTGTTACCAAAAGTCACCAATGATATGCCATTACATAATTTACCTCCTCACTTGAAAACCAAATTTTCACATCTGGCTTTGGCAGATCCACTATTTGATCGTTCTGCTCCGGTAGATATGTTACTCGGCGCTGACGTGTTCGCACATATTTTTGATGGGAAACGAGTTGTTCTAGAAGATTCCTTACCCGCCGCTTTCAACACTTTGTTCGGATGGGTTATAATCGGACCTGTAACCAACTCGGATTGTGATCAGACTCATTCTAATCTGGTATCCCTAACCGTGTCTTTAGAACACATGGTTCAACGGTTCTGGGAAGTTGAGGAGCCAGACAGTGCCCCAGAAATATTTAGTCAGGCAGGCCAGTGTGAGGCCATATACTTGGCTGAACGTGAACGGGATGCTAATGGCCGGTTTGTAGTACCACTTCCTTTCTTGAATAATCACCAATCTGAAACCTTTCCTGGATCCCGACAAGTTGCGTTACGTCGCTTCCAAAATCTCGAAAGGAAACTATTGTCTGACGAAATGTTATATCAAGCCTATAAGGCGTTCATGCTTGAATACGAGTCCTTGGGACATATGTCAGTTGCTCCGTCTCCAGGAATTTATTTTATCCCTCACCACCCTGTTTTCAAAGGTGCAATCATATCGAGCAAGATTCGGGTAGTATTTGATGCGTCAGCTGTTGCCTCGTCTAAACTTTCCCTTAATCAATGTCTGCATACTGGGCCCAAGTTGCAACAGGATATCGTTGATATCCTTCTCCGGTTTCGAGTACACCAATTTTCGTTCACGGCTGATGTGTGCAAAATGTACAGACAGGTATCCGTATTACCAAAATATCGCGCATACCAACACATATTCTGGCGCGCATCACCGGTTGACGAGTTGAAAGAGTACGAGCTCAACACTGTAACCTACGGATTGAATTGTGCGCCGTTTTTAGCCTTGCGGGTGCTGCAGGATTTAGCAGAGCAAGAGTGTGCAGGGCTACCTGACGTATTAGACGCGTTAACCTACCAAACATACGTTGATGACATCTGTGTTGGAGCAGATACTGTCGACGGTCTAATGAAGCTTCGGTCTGACTTACAACAAGTGTTGTCCCGAGCTGGCCTTGAGCTTAAAAAATGGTCGAGTAATGCCCATCAACTCCTATCTTCGGTGCCCGCTGCCGATCGAGCTACTGATGCGTCCCCGTTTAACGATACTGATATCGGGCTTACCAAGGTGCTGGGCCTACAATGGAAATCCTCCCAAGATACGTTTGGGTTTGATGTACAATTGTCTGAAGCTGTACCGACTAAAAGAGCTGTCTTGTCTGTCATCGCTCGTATCTTCGACCCCCTTGGTTTCCTTGCCCCTGTTATTTTCCTGGCCAAACACCATATGCAGCAAATTTGGAAGGCAAATTTGACTTGGGACGAACCGTTGCCCAAGGAGCTGAACAATTGTTGGCAAGCGTTCGTTCACGGTCTCCCAATGTTGTCAGAGGTTCGGATTCCACGGTTTTTGAACACGTATATTCAATGTCAGGTCCACTTGTGTGGGTTTTGTGACGCTTCAGAACGAGGATATGCTGCAGTTGTTTATTTAAGAACCCTGTCTCCCAACAACCCAATCACCGTTTCGCTACTTGGTTCAAAGACTAAGATGGCGCCCATGAAGTCATCAACCGTACCGAGACTTGAGTTGTGTGCCGCCTTGCTTCTTGCGCGTTGGATGTCCCGCATTAAGAAGATCCTCGAACAAAAAGTTTCTGTTGTACATATGTTCGCTTGGACGGACTcacaaattgtattatcttGGCTGGTGAACCCGCATGAATTGTTCAAAGTCTTTGTCTCAAACCGCGTTCACCAAGTGCATCAACTTCTGCCACAATGTAGTTGGGGCTATGTCAGGTCTGCCAAGAATCCAGCGGATTGTGCTTCGCGGGGTATGCTGCCATCTGAGTTATTATTGCATTCTCTTTATTGGTCCGGTCCAGATTTTTTACTACAGCCACATGAAGAATGGGACGTGACCTCTTCTCCTTTACCAGTGAACATGTTGCCGGAAGTCAAATCAATATCGCTGGCGGTAGAGATAAATGGTGGTGCTGAGTGGTATTCCCGTTTTTCCAACTTTACAAGAATGTTACGCGTAGTGGCTTGGATTCGTCGGTTTACTGGCCGCTGccagaaaaaatgttattcacatGAATTTCTCAGTCGAATGGAGTTAGATGAGTCATTGGTCATCATTGTTCGCCTGGCTCAATGCCAGTCATTTGCCGAACTACAAATGACACTGAAACGCGGACACACACCGCATCGTATATTTGCAAGACTGAGACCGTTCCTTGATCAGGACGGTGTTGTCCGTATCAACGGACGGTTGGGAAACTCTGAACTCCCAGAAACTCAAAAACACCCCATATTGCTGGCCAAGGACTCCCATCTATCTCATCTTATTGTTCGCCATTGGCATCTTGTGACGTGTCATTCAGGTCCCAGAGTGATAACATCGTTGATTGGTAGACAATTCTGGATTATGTCGGTCCGTGTGGTTATTCGGAAGGTGTTAAGTCTGTGTACTATTTGTGTCCGCTCGATTGCTCAGAGCCCTCATCCGTTAATGGCTGACTTGccgtcatctcgggtgaaagccTGTCGTCCTTTCTCACGTGTTGGAGTTGATTATGCTGGCCCTCTCCAAATGCGTGAATGCCGATTACGTAAAGCCAGATGCTACAAGGTCTACATTGCCGTGTTTGTGTGTATGACCGTGAAGGCAGTACATCTTGAAGTTGTGTTAGATTTAACCACGGATGCGTTCCTGGCAGCCTTTGACCGGTTTGTTGCGCGCAGAGGTCTTCCGTCTGATATTTATTCTGATTGCGGTACCAATTTTGTGGGGGCAGCCAAACAGTTGCGAAATTTGATAAACCATCCCGATAACCACAACCAGATTTCCGCTCATACGCAATGCACGTGGCATTTTAATCCTCCTAGCGCCCCGCACTTTGGAGGCCTATGGGAGGCCGCTGTCCGATCCGCCAAAACGTTGTTAGTGCGTGTCATGGGTTGTCATAACCCCACCCTGGAGGAAATGTCTACCGTTCTTTGTCGGATTGAGGCTGTTCTTAATTCCAGGCCGCTTACGCCAATGACAACATCACCATTAGATTTGGACTATTTAACGccaggtcattttttgattgggCAACCGCTACTTGCTGTTCCGGACGTACATATTCCGGAAGGGCATGCAACGTTGGTACATCGTTGGAAGCTGTTGCACCAATGCCATCAATCCTTCTGGAGACGTTGGTCCAACGAATATTTGTGCTCATTGCAAACTCGCAATAAATGGACGTCCCAGGGGACAAATCTCAATGTAGGTGACATGGTAGTTGTAAAAGACCACAAGGGCCCCCCCACATCCTGGCTCTTAGGTCGCATAACCAGTCTGGCACCCGGTAAAGATGGGGTGGTGCGCGTGGTGAAGGTTCTCACTTCCCAAGGGGAGTTTACACGGCCGACGGTAAAATTGGTGTTATTGCCCATGGAGTGA